In the Mya arenaria isolate MELC-2E11 chromosome 11, ASM2691426v1 genome, one interval contains:
- the LOC128208583 gene encoding uncharacterized protein LOC128208583 produces MSNQGDFEYDFNCSDCEEHELNSEAVFFCGQCHRQFCNLCNQQHLRFYPTHHTLDHDQRTEWGTVIYAETKPCQKHPKKLGSSLCLDHNVICCLQCSASTHGKCKHLQRLPKKPKPKKPKPTSSLTKEKKRTVSESEITLSTSKTRSNLKVKSGSLKDKSEKSARLARQGQTKAQSESSDVVREYVEGRKPRRENGSDFVQEYVDGKRVTGVYFEESGNAGAVSEFQVSGRRPGQARKNSDIGGIGRNHQYRILSKHVYNVRMDGESPCEITGICQLSDGRIVIVDFENCKVKLLDKGFNIVDCLVLPEYPRNVAVCDSEIAVTVSGGDSHEIHLFNVGATKLESSGILPLQTYCSAITHHAGHIYVASLETVYRCTRKGRKLEEVHKSQDYDLRNIVVDREKSVLHVTDFANDCVNRIDIKSSNIISKFENEEMDSPTGVTLDNKGQMFVCGKISEKILQVDQASNAMVQIVANKDDGVCQPHCLLFDETSCTLVVGQWNDSLLVLRLD; encoded by the exons ATGAGTAACCAGGGTGATTTCGAATACGATTTCAATTGCTCAGATTGTGAAGAACATGAATTAAACTCGGAGGCCGTTTTTTTCTGCGGCCAATGCCACAGGCAATTCTGCAATCTTTGCAACCAGCAACACCTGAgattttaccccacccaccataCACTAGACCACGACCAGAGAACCGAATGGGGCACTGTCATCTATGCAGAAACTAAACCATGCCAGAAGCATCCAAAAAAGCTCGGAAGTTCGCTCTGTCTAGACCATAATGTCATATGCTGTTTACAGTGTTCAGCATCCACGCATGG AAAATGCAAACATCTACAGCGTCTCCCGAAGAAACCGAAGCCAAAGAAACCGAAACCAACGAGCTCGTTGACGAAGGAGAAGAAAAGAACTGTTTCTGAAAGCGAAATTACTTTATCTACAAGTAAGACAAGatcaaatttaaaagtaaaaagtgGTTCCCTGAAGGACAAGTCGGAGAAATCGGCGAGATTAGCCAGACAAGGTCAAACAAAAGCACAAAGTGAAAGTTCAGATGTTGTACGGGAATACGTCGAAGGGAGAAAACCAAGAAGGGAAAATGGTTCCGATTTTGTTCAGGAATATGTTGATGGCAAGCGAGTCACGGGGGTTTACTTTGAAGAAAGTGGTAACGCAGGAGCTGTTTCGGAGTTTCAAGTTTCTGGTAGACGCCCGGGACAAGCTAGAAAGAACAGTGACATTGGTGGTATTGGTAGAAATCACCAGTACCGAATTTTGAGCAAACACGTGTACAATGTCCGAATGGACGGTGAAAGTCCATGTGAAATAACAGGTATTTGTCAGCTCTCTGATGGTAGAATTGTTATCGTAGACTTTGAGAATTGTAAAGTCAAGTTACTAGACAAGGGGTTTAATATTGTCGACTGCTTGGTCTTGCCTGAATATCCCAGAAATGTGGCCGTCTGTGACTCTGAGATAGCTGTTACAGTTTCTGGTGGAGACTCCCATGAAATCCATTTATTCAATGTTGGTGCAACCAAACTGGAATCTAGCGGTATTCTTCCCTTACAAACTTATTGTAGTGCAATAACTCACCACGCGGGTCATATTTATGTAGCGTCCTTGGAAACAGTTTATCGCTGCACAAGAAAAGGCAGAAAGTTGGAAGAAGTCCACAAATCTCAAGATTACGACTTACGTAACATCGTTGTTGACAGGGAGAAGTCTGTTCTTCATGTTACTGATTTTGCAAATGATTGTGTTAACAGAATAGACATTAAGAGTAGCAATATCATCTCgaaatttgaaaatgaagaaaTGGACAGTCCGACAGGAGTTACCTTGGACAATAAAGGTCAAATGTTTGTATGTGGAAAGATTTCCGAGAAGATTTTACAAGTTGACCAAGCAAGCAATGCAATGGTACAGATCGTTGCAAATAAGGATGATGGTGTGTGTCAACCACACTGCTTGTTATTTGATGAAACGTCATGTACCCTGGTTGTAGGACAATGGAATGACAGTTTACTCGTGTTGAGACTAGACTAA